A stretch of DNA from Verrucomicrobiia bacterium:
GCCCGCCGACTGCTTCAACATGGCGGTCGAAGCGGTCCGCATCGCTCTTGAACACATGACGCCGGTCATTTATCTTTCGGAAGGCAATCTCGCCAACGGCGCGGAGCCTTGGAAATTGCCCGAGATCGACAAGCTCCCGCGCATCAAGGTGGAACATCCGAAAGCCGGAAAAACGCCGTTCCTTCCGTATTCGCGGGATCCCAAGACGCTCGTGCGTCCGTGGGCCATTCCCGGGACGCCCGGCCTCGAACACCGCATCGGCGGCCTTTCCAAGGCCGACCTCACGGGTAACGTGAGCTACGATCCGGAAAACCATCAGAAGATGATCAACCTGCGCGCGGAAAAAGTGCGCCGCATTGCCGACGACATTCCGCTCCTGAAGGTCGAAGGCCCGGCTTCCGGCAAGCTTCTCGTTCTGGGCTGGGGCGGCAGCTACGGCCCGATCTGCCAGGCGGTTCACAACCTGGCGGGTGAAAACATCCGCGTTTCGCAGGCGCACCTGACTTACATCAATCCTTTCCCCAAAAACCTCGGAAGCATCATCGAGAAGTTCGAGAAAATCCTGGTCCCCGAATTGAACATGGGCCAGCTTCTTTTCCTCCTTCGGAACGCGTTTCCCGGCAAAAACTTCGCCGGCTATCACAAAGTCCAGGGACAACCTTTTTCAACACAAGAACTCACAGACGAGATAAGAAGGCACGCATGAGCACACCTAATCCCGTACCACCCAGCAATACGCAGAATCTTCCGTTCACGAAAGACGACTTTGTTTCCGGGCAGGAAGTCCGCTGGTGCCCGGGCTGCGGCGACTATGCGATTCTCGCCGTCATGCAGCGCACGCTTTCCAAGTTCGCGATTCCGCGCGAGAACTACGTTTTCGTTTCCGGCATCGGGTGCTCGAGCCGCTTTCCCTATTACATGAACACCTACGGTTTCCACTCGATCCACGGCCGCGCGCCCACGATCGCTTCCGGGCTTCGCTGCGTGAACCCGAATCTCGTCATTTGGCTCATCACCGGCGACGGCGATGCGCTCTCGATCGGCGGGAATCACTTCCTGCATATCCTGCGCCGCAACCTGAACGTGAACATCGTGCTGGTCAACAACCGCATCTACGGCCTGACCAAGGGACAGTATTCGCCCACGTCAGAAGCGGGCAAGATCACGAAGTCTTCGCCGCAGGGCGCGATCGATTATCCGGTCAATCCCCTTTCCATTGCGCTCGCGTCGGAGGCCACGTTCATCGCGCGCTCGGTGGACTCTGACCCCAAGCACATGGAATACGTGTTCGAACGCGCCATGCAGCACAAGGGCACCTCTCTCGTCGAGGTCTACCAGAACTGCAACATCTTCAACGACAAGGCGTTTTACCCGGTGACCGGCCGCGAGAACCGCGACGACCGTGCCGTGTATCTCGAGCACGACAAGCCGCTCATTTTCGGAAAGAAGCGCGACCTCGCCATCCGGGTGAAAGGCGGTCCAAGCGGCCTCAAGCCGGAAATCGTCGACATCTCGAAAAACAAAGACGCCGACGATCTCCTCATCCACAATGAAAAAGAGCCGGACCCGAGCTATGCCTACATGCTGACGCAGTTCCAGTATCCGGGGCTGCCCGTTCCGCTCGGCGTTTTCCGCGCGGTGAGCCGGCCGACGTACGACGAAATGCTCGACATTCAGACCGAAGACCTCATCAAGAAAAAAGGCAAAGGCGACATCAAAAACCTGCTCTACGGAAACGATACCTGGACGGTGAACTGATGAAGACTCCTTGTCCCTCGTGCGGCCACCACAACCTGGAAGGCATGGACCGCTGCGAGGAATGCCTGCATTCTCTGATGCAGCGCGACCTGCCGCGGCCGAAGAAAAACGATCCGCTCCAGCGCGTCATCATGACTGCGCCTGTGGCGGACCTTTTGACCGGGGCGGATCTTCTGGTGGCAAACACGACGGACACGGTGCAGAAGATCATCAACACGCTGAAGAAAAAGAAAAAAGACTGCGTGCTGATTTATCAGAAGAAAAAACTGGTGGGCATCATCAGCCAGCGCGATCTGCTGCTGCGCGTGGCGGGAAAACACAAAGACCTCTCAGCCGTCAAAGCCGAGCAGATCATGACCAAGAACGTGGAATTCGTGCGCGGCGAGGACCCGATTGCCTTTGCCGTGAACAAGATGTCCATGGGCGGCTTCCGGCATCTTCCCGTGCTGAACGCCGAAGGCGTGCCGCTCAGCATCATCTCCATCAAGGACGTGCTGGGCTACCTGATGAAACGCCATCAAGCGCACGAATAGTCTGCACATCCTTCGGGATTTCCCTCGCAAACGCTTCCCTGCTCGCGATAGGGCTCATGCATCAAACATGTGGGGACAGGTCTAAAGACCTGTCCCCGTCCACTCCAAACTGGGCGGCCAGATCGGTCCTTTGTTTTCCATGATAGATCGTAATAGCAGGAATTTTTGTCCCGAGCATCCCTTTGTTTTTTACTAGAAATTTTTCGAGACGGACCGTTTGGTCTTCCTCGCCGAAACGGAACACCGGGCTGCGCCCCAGATCGTGGAGCGCCAGCCAAACAGGCCCTTCCAGCTCTGCCGCGGCCTGTATCATCCGTTTGACCAAAAGATCCAGCCGTGACCTGTCCTTCACGAGGATAAGATTTTCCTTGAACGCGATCTTGCCCCAATCCCCAGGTGCGAGCTTTCTGAAAAGCGCCCAGCTCGAGGCGTAAGGCACGAGCCTGCGCTCTCCGTCTTTCAGCAGCCGGCCGTGGTTTACGAGAAGCTGCGCCAATCCTGCGGGCTGGAAGAGCGGGAGCTTTTCCGGACTTCCGGCGGTCACCAGGCTGAACTCAAAACTGCCAAAGAGTGAAGCCTCCGCCGTTTTCAGGGCAAACGCAAGCATCTGCTTGAAGGAGTCCCACAACTCCTTCTCTTCCCCGGTCATGACCTCCGCCACGAGGAGCCAGCCGCGTCCGGCAGGCAGTTCCAGGCCGTACCGCGCAATATCATCGGCCGTGCCGTGATAGATAGACGAAAAAGGCCTCGGCACAGCTTCGAAAAAAATAGCTTTGTTGAATTCGTCATCGAGAATCGTCATAATTTACTCAAAATCCCGCGTTAAATGCCGTACTTTCCGCATAGTTCCAGAACCTGATGGAGGAAAGAATGAAACCGTCCCGCCTTTTCGCCTTTATACTCATGTCGATCGCCCTGGCTCCCGCTGCGGCCTTGGCCGCGGAAGCCGACAAAACTCCCTACGAAATCAAATTCCCGCTCGGCGTGGATCCGGATGTCTTTACGGTTCCCGAAGACAATCCCATGAGCGCCGCCAAAGTGGAGCTCGGCAAGATGCTCTATTTCGACAAGCGGATCTCCGCCAATGATAAGATAAGTTGTGCCACTTGTCACAATCCTGAGAAAGGATTCACGGACCAGTTGCCGGTTTCCAAAGGCTTCGAGGACAAAACCGGAACGCGAAACGCGCCTACCGTCATTAATTCCGCTTTCGGTCTCTTCCAGTTCTGGGACGGCCGCGCGGCGACACTCGAAGAACAGGCTGTGGGCCCCATGCAAAATCCCGTGGAAATGGCGCATACCCTTGACGGAGCGGTCCAAAAGATCAATGCCGTTGCCGGCTACAAACCGTATTTCGAGGCGGCATTCGGCGATTCCAAAGTCGACATCGACCGGATCGCCAAGGCCATCGCCGCTTATGAACGCACTGTCCTTTCGGGCAATTCCCCCTGGGACCGCTACGTGAACGCGCATGACGAAAGCGCAATGAGCGAATCCGCCAAGCGCGGCCTTACGCTCTTCGAAGGCAAGGCCCGCTGCACGCAATGCCACGTCGGCTTCAATTTAAGCGACGGCGTGTTCCACAATATCGGCGTCGGCATGAAAGCGCCCAAGCCCGACCTGGGCCGTTACGAAATCACGAAAGAGGAGAAAGACAAAGGCGCTTTCAAGACGCCCATCCTGCGTGACCTTCAGAAAACGTTTCCCTACATGCACGACGGAAGCGAGAAGACCCTGGAAGAAGTCGTGGATTTCTACGACAAAGGCGGCGAACCGAATTCCTGGCTGGACCCCAAGATGCAAAAGCTGGGGCTGACGAAAGAGGAAAAAGACGACCTCGTGGCGTTTTTGAAGTCGCTTGAAGGCGATTGGACACCGGCGCCCGAGCCCACGCTGCCGCAATAAAACGAATTCCGCGGATCAACAAGACAGGCACAGGCCGCGAGGCCTGTCCCCTCTTTTTTATCCGTTCTTCGCGGTGAAGTTCTTCATGAACCGCACGAGCGCCTGCACGCCTTCCATCGACTGCGCGTTGTAAAGCGACGCGCGCAAGCCTCCGACGGAACGGTGTCCTTTCAGGCCGGCCAGTCCTTCGGCCGCGGATTCCTTCACGAATTTCTTTTCCAGTTCTTCGTTGTCGCCCTTCAAGCGGAAGACCACGTTCATGCGCGAGCGGTCCTTCTTCTCCACCGGGCCGTAATAGTACCCGCCGGACGAATCGATAGCGTCATAGAGCAGCGCGGCCTTGGCATCGTTCGCTTTTTCCACGGCCGTGAGCCCGCCCTGCCGGCCGATCCATTCCATCATGAGCGCCACCATGTAAATCGAAAACGTGGGCGGCGTGTTGTAGAGCGAGTTGGCTTTGACGTGCGTGCGGTACTGCATCATGGTCGGCAGCGACACGCTTGCGCGCTCCACCAGGTCTTTGCGGATGATGACAGCCGTCACGCCCGAGGGCCCCATGTTTTTCTGGGCGCCGGCGAAGATGAGGCCGTAGTCTTTCACGTTCACGCGCCGCGACAGGATGTCGGAGGACATGTCGGCGACAAGCGGCACGTTTCCAGTCTTGGGGAATTCGCGCCACTGCGTGCCGAAAATCGTGTTGTTCGAGCACAGGTGGACATAAGAGGCATTGCCCGAAAGCTGGATCTCATCCAGGCGTGGCAGGCGGCGGAATTTTTCCGCTTCCGTGCTGGCCGCGATCTTCAGTTCCGACACCTTCTTGATCTCGTCCCCGGCCAGCTTGGTCCAAGCGCCGGTCTGAATGAGTTCCACGGGCTTGCCGGCCACCGCCAGGTTCATCGGGACCATGGAAAACTGGAGGCTCGCGCCGCCCTGCAGGAAGAGCACGGCATAATCGTCGGGAATGCCCAGGTGCTGGCGCAATCCGGCGTCGGCGCGGGCGAGAATGGCTTCGAACTCCGGCGAGCGGTGGCTCATTTCCATGACGGACATGCCGC
This window harbors:
- a CDS encoding 2-oxoacid:ferredoxin oxidoreductase subunit beta; protein product: MSTPNPVPPSNTQNLPFTKDDFVSGQEVRWCPGCGDYAILAVMQRTLSKFAIPRENYVFVSGIGCSSRFPYYMNTYGFHSIHGRAPTIASGLRCVNPNLVIWLITGDGDALSIGGNHFLHILRRNLNVNIVLVNNRIYGLTKGQYSPTSEAGKITKSSPQGAIDYPVNPLSIALASEATFIARSVDSDPKHMEYVFERAMQHKGTSLVEVYQNCNIFNDKAFYPVTGRENRDDRAVYLEHDKPLIFGKKRDLAIRVKGGPSGLKPEIVDISKNKDADDLLIHNEKEPDPSYAYMLTQFQYPGLPVPLGVFRAVSRPTYDEMLDIQTEDLIKKKGKGDIKNLLYGNDTWTVN
- a CDS encoding CBS domain-containing protein; translated protein: MKTPCPSCGHHNLEGMDRCEECLHSLMQRDLPRPKKNDPLQRVIMTAPVADLLTGADLLVANTTDTVQKIINTLKKKKKDCVLIYQKKKLVGIISQRDLLLRVAGKHKDLSAVKAEQIMTKNVEFVRGEDPIAFAVNKMSMGGFRHLPVLNAEGVPLSIISIKDVLGYLMKRHQAHE
- a CDS encoding cytochrome c peroxidase; its protein translation is MKPSRLFAFILMSIALAPAAALAAEADKTPYEIKFPLGVDPDVFTVPEDNPMSAAKVELGKMLYFDKRISANDKISCATCHNPEKGFTDQLPVSKGFEDKTGTRNAPTVINSAFGLFQFWDGRAATLEEQAVGPMQNPVEMAHTLDGAVQKINAVAGYKPYFEAAFGDSKVDIDRIAKAIAAYERTVLSGNSPWDRYVNAHDESAMSESAKRGLTLFEGKARCTQCHVGFNLSDGVFHNIGVGMKAPKPDLGRYEITKEEKDKGAFKTPILRDLQKTFPYMHDGSEKTLEEVVDFYDKGGEPNSWLDPKMQKLGLTKEEKDDLVAFLKSLEGDWTPAPEPTLPQ
- the serC gene encoding 3-phosphoserine/phosphohydroxythreonine transaminase; the protein is MTDRIFNFNAGPGALPLEVLEQAKEEFLNHGQSGMSVMEMSHRSPEFEAILARADAGLRQHLGIPDDYAVLFLQGGASLQFSMVPMNLAVAGKPVELIQTGAWTKLAGDEIKKVSELKIAASTEAEKFRRLPRLDEIQLSGNASYVHLCSNNTIFGTQWREFPKTGNVPLVADMSSDILSRRVNVKDYGLIFAGAQKNMGPSGVTAVIIRKDLVERASVSLPTMMQYRTHVKANSLYNTPPTFSIYMVALMMEWIGRQGGLTAVEKANDAKAALLYDAIDSSGGYYYGPVEKKDRSRMNVVFRLKGDNEELEKKFVKESAAEGLAGLKGHRSVGGLRASLYNAQSMEGVQALVRFMKNFTAKNG